The Aneurinibacillus migulanus genome contains the following window.
AATTTTTAACCGTCCGCCATTGTGGAGCTGATTGCCAGGAATATTCGTAATTAAAATTTTATCGATAGTCGCCTTATTGTTTCTTTCAACTAAACGAACAACCCGGTTTCTTATTCTTCCCCTAACCCGATAACTATGATAGACATATAAAAAATGATTTGCATTAAAATTTGGATCTACCGCTAATCCTAATAATCCGCCTTCTCCGATACTTACAAAAGGAGCGGAAAACGTGATAAGAGGTTCTGGTAAAAGCCTTCCGTTTTCTACTACTCGAATTCTCCCGGGACGTTCAGTTAAAAAAATCCGGCCATCTGGTGCAAAATCAATGGCCCAAGGGGCAATTAAACCTCTTGCCACCACTTCGATTCTATATGGTATAGCCTGATTCACAAATCCATTCATATTATTTGACATTGAGCACTTATCACCACCCAAAAATTGTTGAAGCCCTATAAGGCAGCTTCGTAAATTTTGTAAATTCAAAAGTCCATGCAATATTATTTATTCTTCTGGGGGATTTTGAGTGCTTGTCATCGCCTGAAAAGTGAGTATAAGAATTCCTTTGAAGCTTTTGTACCACTGTGGCTGAACTATTTGATTGATGTAGAAGAGGGGCATGATGATTTCGAAGCAGATCAAGGCTTTGCTACATCGACTTTTCACCATTTTTTAAACAGGATAGCGGTTTTTTTGTCCGGTTGTACGGTTATATTCACTTGAATTTGATTAAGATAAATGATGAAGGGGGTGAATATAAAATGGCAAAAGATGTGCTTTGCGAAGTAAATAACTGTACGTATTGGGGAAACGGAAATAAGTGTACAGCCGATGAAATTTATGTAGTGAGTCATAAAGGAAAGCAAGCATCTACAACCGAAGAAACTGATTGTAAAACATTCAAACCGGGTATGTAAAAAGCAATACAAAGTCACTCTTCGGGGTGGCTTTTTGTGATTTGATTTTGTCATTATTTATCCGAGAGGCATGATGAATGTTGTAATTTCATTGCCTTTACAATAAGACGATCAAGTTTTTGACTAACTGTAATTACATGCGGATTCTGAAAATCAAAATCATGTTTTTCTGCTACAGTTATCAGCAGTTGCTTCATGTCTTCGATTTCAGTTGTAACTGCTGTACTCAACTAAATTCATTCCCTTACTTGTTAATCATTAACAAACTTATCTTGTTTTCTTATTTCTGGCAACTGCAAAATTTACACTTCCATTCATAAAAACATACAGATTTCTATGTATCCTCTACGAAGAAAATATAGCTTAATTTCACACCTGTTGATTATCCATAAGGTGGAAGAAAGAAGATGCACGCTTCCATGTGGGAGACGAACCGACGCCCGTTTGTGGTACGGTGTGGTGGCTATCCACTCTGGATCGTACTGGATAATCAACACCCTTGTGGTGAGAGGTAAGAAAAGAAGGAAGGGCGGTGGGCGGG
Protein-coding sequences here:
- a CDS encoding DUF1540 domain-containing protein; protein product: MAKDVLCEVNNCTYWGNGNKCTADEIYVVSHKGKQASTTEETDCKTFKPGM
- a CDS encoding aspartyl-phosphate phosphatase Spo0E family protein, with protein sequence MSTAVTTEIEDMKQLLITVAEKHDFDFQNPHVITVSQKLDRLIVKAMKLQHSSCLSDK